The nucleotide sequence GATGACCACGACCACGTCGTCCGGGCCGAGGTCCTTCGCCGCCTGCAACGCCGCCGCGACGGCCATGCCGCTCGACCCGCCGACGAGGATGCCCTCCTCGCGGGCGAGCCGCCGGGTCATCCGGAACGCCTCGGCGTCGCTGATCGCGATCACCTCGTCGACGACGCTGGGGTCGTAGGCGCCGGGCCAGAAGTCCTCGCCGACGCCCTCGACGAGGTAGGGCCGACCGGTGCCGCCGGAGTAGACGGACCCTTCCGGGTCGGCGCCGACGATGCGGACGCGACCCTCGGAGACCTCCTTGAGGTACCGCCCGGTGCCGCTGATCGTGCCACCGGTGCCCACACCGGCGACGAGGTGCGTGATACGGCCGTCGGTGTCGCGCCAGATCTCGGGACCGGTGGTCTCATAGTGGCTGCGCGGACCGTTCGGGTTGAAGTACTGGTTGGGCTTGAACGCACCGGGGATCTCGGCCGTCAGGCGGTCGGAGACCGAGTAATAGGAGTCGGGATGGTCCGGCGGCACGGATGTCGGCGTCACCACCACCTCCGCTCCGTAGGCGGTGAGGACGTTGATCTTGTCCTCGCCCACCTTGTCGGGGAGGACGAACACGCACCGGTAGCCGCGCTGCTGCGCGACCAGGGCGAGCCCGACTCCGGTGTTGCCGCTCGTCGGTTCCACGATGGTGCCGCCGGGCTTCAACAGCCCGTCGCGCTCCGCAGCGTCGATGATGCGGGAGGCGATGCGGTCCTTCGACGAACCTCCGGGGTTCAGGTACTCGAGTTTGACGAGCACCGTCGCCGCGATCCCCTCGGTCAGCCTGTTGAGCTTCACGAGCGGGGTGTCGCCGACCAAGTCGATGATGGTCTCTGCGTACTTCACCCGACCCACCTTAACAGCGCGGATGCACCGCTGGCAGAGTGTGACGCCCGCCTAGAATCGGCTCATGCCCGTGTCCGACCTGTCGTCCGTCGCACAGGACTACCTGAAGATCATCTGGTCGGCGACCGAATGGTCGGACGACCCGGTGACGGTCAAGCAGCTCTCCGAGCGGATGGGCGTGCGCGCAGCGACCGTGTCGGACGGCATCCGGCGGCTCGCCGAACAGGGGCTTGTCGCCCACGAGCGGTACGGCGGAGTCGAGCTGACGGACGCCGGACGCCGGCACGCGGTCGCCATGGTGCGGAGGCACCGGCTGATCGAGACGTTCCTCGTGGAGGAGCTCGGCTACGGCTGGGACGAGGTGCACGACGAGGCCGAGGTGCTGGAGCACGCCGTCTCGGACGACCTGGTCGAGCGCCTGGATCGGCGCCTCGGCTTCCCGGCCCGCGATCCGCACGGAGACCCGATCCCGACCGCGGACGGCACACCGCGCCGCCCGGACGCCGTCCCCCTGCTGGACGCGGAGACCGGAACGCCCCTGAGCGTCGCGCGCATCTCGGACGCCGACCCGGCGGTGCTCCGCTACCTCGGAGAGCGCGGCATCGGACTCGACACCGTGCTCAGGGTGGAGGAGCACCGCGCGTTCGCGGGCGATGTCACGGTGACGGTCGACGAGCAGCACATCGTGCTCGGGGCGACGGCGGCTGCGGCCGTCTGGGTGGCCGCGCGGGGCTGAGCGGCGGACCCGCCGCCTACGCTCCCGCGATGGTCAGGCCGACCAGGGCGAGGTTCAGGAGCACGACGAGGCCCGCGACGACGCCGCCCAGGATGCGCACCCACAGCCGGTCGGCCGATGCGCCCATCACGGCCCGCGAGCCGGTGAGCCGCAGCAACGGGATCATGGCGAACGGGATGCCGAGGCTGAGGAACACCTGCGACAGCACCAGAGCCCAGGTGGGGTCGACGCCGGCGGCGAGGATGATCACGGCCGGGATCAGCGTCACGATCCGGCGGACGAGGAGCGGCACGCGCAGCTTCAGCAGTCCGCCCATGATCGTCGCGCCCGCATAGCTGCCGACGGAGGTGGAGGCCAGGCCGGAGGCGAGCAGGCCGATCGCGAAGACGACCCCGATCGCCGGGCCGAGGGCGGAGGAGATCGCGTGGTAGGCGCCCTCGATGGTGTCCGTCCCGTCGACGCCGCGCAGGGCGGACGCCGCGACGAGCAGCATGGCGATGTTGACGGCGCCGGCGAGCACGAGCGCGAGCACCACATCCACACGGGTGGCGTGCAGCAGCCGGCGGATGCGGCCGGGGTCTGCGGTGGTCCCGTGCCGGTCGCGGGCCAGGGCCGAGTGCAGGTAGATGGCATGCGGCATGACCGTCGCGCCCAGCATGCTGGCCGCGAGCAGCACGGTCTGGGCGCCGTCGAATCGCGGCACCAGCCCGCCGACCGCCTGGCCCCAGTCGACCGGGCTGACGAACAGCCCGGCGAGGAACCCGACCGCGATCACGGCGAGCAGCCCCAGGATGACGGCCTCGAACGGGCGCTGGCCGCGGCGCGACTGGATGGCGAGGATGCCGATGGCGACGATGCCCACGATCAGCCCGCCGATGGGCAGCGGCAGCCCGAACAGCAGGTTCAGCGCGATGGCGCCGCCGATCACCTCGGC is from Leifsonia sp. 466MF and encodes:
- a CDS encoding cystathionine beta-synthase, producing MKYAETIIDLVGDTPLVKLNRLTEGIAATVLVKLEYLNPGGSSKDRIASRIIDAAERDGLLKPGGTIVEPTSGNTGVGLALVAQQRGYRCVFVLPDKVGEDKINVLTAYGAEVVVTPTSVPPDHPDSYYSVSDRLTAEIPGAFKPNQYFNPNGPRSHYETTGPEIWRDTDGRITHLVAGVGTGGTISGTGRYLKEVSEGRVRIVGADPEGSVYSGGTGRPYLVEGVGEDFWPGAYDPSVVDEVIAISDAEAFRMTRRLAREEGILVGGSSGMAVAAALQAAKDLGPDDVVVVILPDGGRGYLAKIFNDRWMQSYGFSEVPDESTVHDIIKTKSGALPDLVHTHPSETVRDAIQTMNTYGVSQLVVLTAEPPVVMGEVAGALDERSLVDAVFSGHAEMSDSVGTHLGEPLELIGVNEPVTAARAALATTNALLVTDGGKPVAVLTRQDLLNYFSD
- a CDS encoding metal-dependent transcriptional regulator codes for the protein MPVSDLSSVAQDYLKIIWSATEWSDDPVTVKQLSERMGVRAATVSDGIRRLAEQGLVAHERYGGVELTDAGRRHAVAMVRRHRLIETFLVEELGYGWDEVHDEAEVLEHAVSDDLVERLDRRLGFPARDPHGDPIPTADGTPRRPDAVPLLDAETGTPLSVARISDADPAVLRYLGERGIGLDTVLRVEEHRAFAGDVTVTVDEQHIVLGATAAAAVWVAARG
- a CDS encoding Nramp family divalent metal transporter, whose amino-acid sequence is MSVEVEERVPRAAPARLLLLLGPAFVAAIAYVDPGNVAANLTAGARYGYLLVWVLVAANAIAVFVQYQSAKLGIVTGRSLPELLGERLGTGARRAYWVQAELVAAATDIAEVIGGAIALNLLFGLPLPIGGLIVGIVAIGILAIQSRRGQRPFEAVILGLLAVIAVGFLAGLFVSPVDWGQAVGGLVPRFDGAQTVLLAASMLGATVMPHAIYLHSALARDRHGTTADPGRIRRLLHATRVDVVLALVLAGAVNIAMLLVAASALRGVDGTDTIEGAYHAISSALGPAIGVVFAIGLLASGLASTSVGSYAGATIMGGLLKLRVPLLVRRIVTLIPAVIILAAGVDPTWALVLSQVFLSLGIPFAMIPLLRLTGSRAVMGASADRLWVRILGGVVAGLVVLLNLALVGLTIAGA